The genomic DNA GCGCGCGGCGGTCCGCGACTACCTGGCGCGCGAGCGGCCGGCGGTCGAGGGCGAGATCGAGTGGTACGGCGAGAAGACGTCGCTGCGCCGCGACCGCGAGAAGTAGCGTCCTGCTAGCGCCCGCGCCCGTAGCAGATGTCGAGCGCGCGGACGTACGGGATGCAGCCGCGCCGCTCCTTCACGAACTCGCTCGCGGCCGGGAGCGGCAGGCCCTCGTGCACGTGCACGTACGCGATCGCCGCCGTGGGGGCACGGTTGAGGCCACCGTTGCAGTGAAGGTACACGACCGCGCCCGCATCGACGTGCGCGCGCACCCGCTCGACGATGGCGGGCAGCCGGTCGGCGAGGAACTCCGCGTCGCCGTCGGGAACCGGCAGGTGGTCGAACGCGAGGCCGGCGGCGGCGTACGCCGCGCGCAGATCGGCCAGGCGCAGCCGCTTCGAAGCGAGGTCGGCGTCGTCCTGCAGGCAGACGACGGCCGTGATCCCGTGCGCGTCGCGCAGCCACGCGACGTCGCCGAGGTTCGGGTACTCGCCGACGAAGAGCTGGGGCAGGATGCGATCGAGCCGCGGGGGGCTCGGGCGCACCGCGCCGCCGCCGACGCCGTACCAGTCGTTGTCGCCCCGCACGATCAGTCCGCGGGCTCGGGGACCGACTTCGCCGACCGCAGCCGGGAGGGCGGCAGCGGCGCGTAGGTGAAGGTGAGCTCGTCGTTCGCGACGTCGATCTCGACCCTGCCGCCGTCCTTCAGGCGGCCGAAGAGCATCTCGTCGGCGAGCACGCGCTTCACCTTCTCCTGGATGAGCCGCGCCATCGGGCGGGCGCCGAAGGTGACGTCGTAGCCGCGTTCGGCGAGCCAGCGCCGCGCCGCGGGCGCGAGCTCCACCTGGACCCGCCGCTGCGCGAGCTGGCCCTCGAGCTCGGTCATGAACTTGTCGACCACGCGCTCGACCGCCTCCGCGCCGAGCGGCGCGAAGTGGACGACGGCGTCGAGGCGGTTGCGGAATTCGGGACTGAACAGGCGCTCGAGCACCTTCTGGCCCTTCTCGGCGTTCGTGACGTTGCCGAAGCCGATCGCGGCGGCCGCCATCTCCTGCGCGCCCGCGTTGGTCGTCATGATGAGGATCACGTGCCGGAAGTCGGCCTTGCGACCCTGCGCGTCGGTGAGCGTCGCGTGATCCATCACCTGCAGCAGGATGTTGAAGATGTCCGGGTGCGCCTTCTCGATCTCGTCGAGGAGCAGGACCGCGTGCGGCGTCTTGCGGATACCGTCGGTGAGGAGCCCGCCCTGGTCGAAGCCGACGTAGCCGGGCGGCGCGCCGACGAGCCGCGAGACGGTGTGCTTCTCCATGTACTCGCTCATGTCGAAGCGGATGAACTCGATGCCGAGGGCGGCGGCGAGCTGCTTGGCGAGCTCGGTCTTGCCGACGCCGGTCGGACCCGAGAACAGGAACGAGCCGACCGGCTTGTCCGGCGTGCCGAGGCCCGCGCGCGAGAGGCGGATCGCCGAGACGACGGCGCCGACCGCCGCGTCCTGGCCGAAGACGAGGAGCTTGAGATCGCGGTCGAGCGTCTCCAGCCGCTCGCGATCCGACAGGGTCACCTGGCGCGGCGGGATCTTCGCCATGGTGGCGACGATGTGCTCGACGTCCTTGGTCCGGATCGTGCGCTTGTCGCTGTCGCGCACGTTCGCGGCCGCGCCGGCCTCGTCGATCACGTCGATCGCCTTGTCGGGCAGGAAGCGATCGTGCACGTGTTTGGCCGAGAGCTCGGCCGCGGCGCGGAGCGCCGTGTCCGTGTAGGTGACGCCGTGGTGCGCCTCGTAGCGTCCCTTGAGACCGCGCAGGATCTGGTGCGTCTCGTCGACCGACGGCTCCGTCAGCTCGATCTTCTGGAAGCGGCGCGCGAGCGCGCGGTCGCGCTCGAAGTGCTGCTTGAAGTCCTGGTACGTGGTCGCGCCGATGCAGCGCAGCTCGCCCGAGGCGAGGGCGGGCTTCAGGATGTTGGACGCGTCCATCGAGCCGCCGTGGGTGGCGCCGGCGCCGACCACGGTGTGGATCTCGTCGATGAAGAGGATGGCGCCCGGCTTCTCCTTCAAGGCCCCGATGACGGCCTTCAAGCGCGCCTCGAACTCGCCGCGGAACTTCGTGCCGGCGAGGAGGGCGCCCATGTCGAGGGCGTAGATCTCCGACTCCTGGAGCGCCTTCGGCACCTCCTTCTTGTGGATGCGGAGCGCCAGGCCCTCGACAATGGCGGTCTTGCCGACGCCGGGATCGCCGACGAAAACGGGGTTGTTCTTGCGGCGCCGGCAGAGCACGTGGACGGTGCGTTCGATCTCGCGCTCGCGGCCGATGAGCGGATCGATCTTGCCGGCCGCGGCCTGCTCGAGCAGGTTCACCGTGAACGCTTCGAGCGGGCTGCGCGCGGCCTGTGCGTCGTCGTCCTCGTCACCCTCGATCCCGGCGGGGCCGGCGCCGCCGGCGGGCAGCTCGGGGACCTTGCGGATGCCGTGGGAGATGTAGGTGACGACGTCGAGCCGGGTCACGCCCTGTTGCCCGAGGAGGTAGGCCGCGTGCGAATCGGTCTCGCGGAAGATCGCGACCAGCACGTTGCGCCCGTCGATCTCGTCGCGACCCGAGGACTGCACGTGGGCCGCCGCGCGCTGGAGGACGCGCTGGAACGCGAGCGTCTGCTGCGGCGGCACGTCGACGTCGGGCGGCAGGGCCTCCATCTGGTCCAGGTAGTGCTCGAGGTCGCGCCGCAGCTTGGCCGGATCACCGCCGCACGCCTTCACGACCTCCACCACGGCATCGTCCGCCAGCAGGGCCCACAGGACGTGCTCCAGGCACAGGAACTCGTGCCGGCGCCGGCGGGCCTCGCGGACGGCGAGGGTGAGCGAGGCTTCGAGGGGTCGCGACAGCCGCATCCTTATGCTTCCTCCATGCTCGTACGGAGCGGGAACTCGTGTGCCTTGGCGAGCGCGTCGACCTGCGACGTGCGCGCCTCGGCGATCTCGCGCGGGTAGACGCCCGCGACGCCGATCCCGTTCTTGTGCACGTGCAGCATGATCTCGGTGGCCTTGGTTTCGTCGTGGTGGAACACGCTGACCAGGATCCAGACGACGAACTCCATGGTGGTGTAGTCGTCGTTGTGCAGGAGGACCTTGTAGCGCTTGGGGCGCTTCACGTTCTCCTTGGGCTTCGTGCGGGTGACGACCCCGACGTCGCGCTGCGTGTCGCGTTCCGCCATCGGCTGAGTGAATGTTAAGCGCTCCGCCGACGCGGGGCAATCAGGGCGGGGGCGCCGTCAGGCCGTCGGGGGCTCGTTCGCGCGCCGCGCGAGCTGGAGCGCGCCGCCCGCACGCCACATGTAGCAGGAGTCCGGGCGTCCGCCCATGCCGACGATCCATGCACCGCTCGCCGCCAGGCTCGGCCACGTATCCGAGAGCGCCGCCACGCACTGGATGAGGGCGGGCGCGAGCATGAGGACCGCGTCGAGGATCGGCCGATCGGCGTCGACCCCGCCGAGGCGCTCGAGCAACGCCGCCGTGACGCCGCGCGCGAGCGAGAGGCCGCGCACGGTCTCGCCGAGATCGGGTCGCTCCGACCACGTCGCGGTGTCGAGCGTCGCGCGATCGCGCACGCGCTCGCCGAGGCGGAGCCCCGCCAGGGAGAAGGTGGCGAAGTCGACCTCCGCGATCCCGCGCACCTCGCGCTCCTCGGCGAAGCGGTCCATCGACGGCGCGAGGGGCGGGGCGGGCGCGTAGTGCAGATCGGCCAGCTGGAAGGCGAGGGCCATCGCACCCGGCGACAGCTCGTGCCCGTCGACGACGACGTCGCGCCGGAACACGCGCTCGCCCGGGCGGCGGTCCGGAGCCTTCCCGAAGCGGGCCTCGTCCCGGGCGAGCGCCCAGGCGACCGTCGATCCGAGGAGCTGCGCGAGCGTCAGGAGGTGCGAGCACCCGCGCGGGCCGCCGATCTCGGTCGAGAGCGCGCGCGCCCACGAGGCGTCGAGCGTGCCGCCGACGAGGCCGCCGACGCGGGCGATCGGATCGCGGCAGCTCTCACCCTGGGTCACCGCCGACGGCTCGAAGGCGACGGCCGGCTGCGACGCCGTGAGCGCGTCCAGGCGCGCCGTCGCGGGATCGACGATGCCGTCCAGCATCATGTGGTGCACGATGCCCGACGGCTGGAGGTCGCCGCCGACCGGCACGAAGCCGCGCTTGCGCAGGTCGAGGATCACGCCGTGCACGTCGAGACGGCCGTCGGCGCGCGCCACCAGCGTCACGCTGAGCGCGCGACTGTGCAGGGGATGGCCGCCGACATCGAGGTGCATCCGCCTACTCTGGGGTGCGCGCCACGGCCGACGCAAGCCCTGGCACTCGCGTCGCGGGGAGGCTATGCACCCGGCTCATGCGCGTACAAGACGTGATCGCACTGGTGACGGGCGGAGCCTCCGGTCTCGGCGAGGCGACGGTTCGCGACCTCGTCGCGGGCGGCGGGCGGGCCGTGATCCTCGACCGCCCGAACTCGAAGGGCGAGGCGCTCGCCAAGGAGCTGGGCGACCGGACCGCCTTCGCGCCGTGCGACGTCACGAGCGAAGCCGAGGTGAAGGCTGCCGTCGAGACCGCCGTCAAGCGCTTCGGCACGATGAACGTCCTCGTCAACTGCGCCGGCATCGGCACCGCGAACCGTACCGTGACGAAGGACGGTCCGTTCCCGCTCGAGCTCTTCGAGCTGACGATCAAGGTGAACCTGATCGGCACCTTCAACGCGATTCGTCTCGCCGCCTTCCAGATGAGCAAGAACGAGCGCAACCAGGAGGGCGAACGCGGCGTCATCGTCAACACCGCGTCGGTCGCGGCCTTCGACGGCCAGATCGGCCAGGCCGCGTACTCCGCGTCGAAGGGTGGCGTGGTCGGCATGACGTTGCCGATCGCGCGCGACCTCGCGTCGCTCGGCATCCGCGTGCTGACGATCGCGCCCGGAACGTTCGACACGCCCATGCTGGCGATGGCACCCGAGCCCATCCGGCAGGCGCTGGCGGCGCAGATCCCGTTTCCATCGCGCCTCGGCCGGCCGAGCGAGTTCGCAGCCCTGGTGCGCCACATCCTCGAGAACTCGATGCTGAACGGCGAGACGATCCGGCTCGACGGCGCGATCCGCATGGCTCCCAAATGAGCAGCGGCCAGCGCGTCGGCGTCATCGGCCTCGGCAACATCGGCGGCGCGATCGCGGCCAACCTCGCCGCCGACGGACATCACGTGTCCGTGTTCGATACCGACAGCGCGCGCACCGGCGCGATCGTCGGCGTCGGAGGGCGCGCGGCGCACTCGCCGGCCGAGGTCGCCGAGCGCAGCGACGTCACCTTCGCCTCGCTGCCGACGCCCGAGGTCGTCCAGGCCGTGGCGGCCCAATGGCTCGAAGGCGCGGCGCCGGGC from Candidatus Eisenbacteria bacterium includes the following:
- a CDS encoding dual specificity protein phosphatase family protein, which produces MRGDNDWYGVGGGAVRPSPPRLDRILPQLFVGEYPNLGDVAWLRDAHGITAVVCLQDDADLASKRLRLADLRAAYAAAGLAFDHLPVPDGDAEFLADRLPAIVERVRAHVDAGAVVYLHCNGGLNRAPTAAIAYVHVHEGLPLPAASEFVKERRGCIPYVRALDICYGRGR
- the clpA gene encoding ATP-dependent Clp protease ATP-binding subunit ClpA; this encodes MRLSRPLEASLTLAVREARRRRHEFLCLEHVLWALLADDAVVEVVKACGGDPAKLRRDLEHYLDQMEALPPDVDVPPQQTLAFQRVLQRAAAHVQSSGRDEIDGRNVLVAIFRETDSHAAYLLGQQGVTRLDVVTYISHGIRKVPELPAGGAGPAGIEGDEDDDAQAARSPLEAFTVNLLEQAAAGKIDPLIGREREIERTVHVLCRRRKNNPVFVGDPGVGKTAIVEGLALRIHKKEVPKALQESEIYALDMGALLAGTKFRGEFEARLKAVIGALKEKPGAILFIDEIHTVVGAGATHGGSMDASNILKPALASGELRCIGATTYQDFKQHFERDRALARRFQKIELTEPSVDETHQILRGLKGRYEAHHGVTYTDTALRAAAELSAKHVHDRFLPDKAIDVIDEAGAAANVRDSDKRTIRTKDVEHIVATMAKIPPRQVTLSDRERLETLDRDLKLLVFGQDAAVGAVVSAIRLSRAGLGTPDKPVGSFLFSGPTGVGKTELAKQLAAALGIEFIRFDMSEYMEKHTVSRLVGAPPGYVGFDQGGLLTDGIRKTPHAVLLLDEIEKAHPDIFNILLQVMDHATLTDAQGRKADFRHVILIMTTNAGAQEMAAAAIGFGNVTNAEKGQKVLERLFSPEFRNRLDAVVHFAPLGAEAVERVVDKFMTELEGQLAQRRVQVELAPAARRWLAERGYDVTFGARPMARLIQEKVKRVLADEMLFGRLKDGGRVEIDVANDELTFTYAPLPPSRLRSAKSVPEPAD
- a CDS encoding ATP-dependent Clp protease adaptor ClpS yields the protein MAERDTQRDVGVVTRTKPKENVKRPKRYKVLLHNDDYTTMEFVVWILVSVFHHDETKATEIMLHVHKNGIGVAGVYPREIAEARTSQVDALAKAHEFPLRTSMEEA
- a CDS encoding DUF2889 domain-containing protein — encoded protein: MHLDVGGHPLHSRALSVTLVARADGRLDVHGVILDLRKRGFVPVGGDLQPSGIVHHMMLDGIVDPATARLDALTASQPAVAFEPSAVTQGESCRDPIARVGGLVGGTLDASWARALSTEIGGPRGCSHLLTLAQLLGSTVAWALARDEARFGKAPDRRPGERVFRRDVVVDGHELSPGAMALAFQLADLHYAPAPPLAPSMDRFAEEREVRGIAEVDFATFSLAGLRLGERVRDRATLDTATWSERPDLGETVRGLSLARGVTAALLERLGGVDADRPILDAVLMLAPALIQCVAALSDTWPSLAASGAWIVGMGGRPDSCYMWRAGGALQLARRANEPPTA
- a CDS encoding 3-hydroxyacyl-CoA dehydrogenase, with amino-acid sequence MRVQDVIALVTGGASGLGEATVRDLVAGGGRAVILDRPNSKGEALAKELGDRTAFAPCDVTSEAEVKAAVETAVKRFGTMNVLVNCAGIGTANRTVTKDGPFPLELFELTIKVNLIGTFNAIRLAAFQMSKNERNQEGERGVIVNTASVAAFDGQIGQAAYSASKGGVVGMTLPIARDLASLGIRVLTIAPGTFDTPMLAMAPEPIRQALAAQIPFPSRLGRPSEFAALVRHILENSMLNGETIRLDGAIRMAPK